The following nucleotide sequence is from Silurus meridionalis isolate SWU-2019-XX chromosome 5, ASM1480568v1, whole genome shotgun sequence.
AGGTGATTAATTGGACCTTGTGCACCACATGCACCCTCTCAGGTAAAACATGTAGATACAAAATCTCCAACATACTGGACCATTTATGATAACACCAGCTACAGAATACAGTCtggtacatttatttgtttatttgtgtgtttaattaGTATTGAagaagttaattattttttttattttgcatagtgatataaattttaattattgatttagtttttttactttcaacCCTTGTAGCTTTGTCTGCTTTTCTTGGGGTCCTGTACATTTGTGGACGATATCAGTACTTCCATGGATATGCCGCATCTGCACAGGGAAGGTACATGATTATTGCTTTCTGTTGATATTTATGTATTAGTGTTGTGTTTATatgaaaatctctctctctctatctctcagaCTGGCCCCTCTGTACTTTGCAGCGAAGGTGCAGTGGGGGATAATCGCCCTATCGGTTCTTGGCGTGCTCTGCAATTTGAGCCACCTGTATCTGGGTGTGGATCTGTTCGGCTCTCTGTTTGAGGTGCTCGGCCTGAATCACCTCGAGTGAAAGCAAGAGCCAGAAAATACATCCCACCATTGCACTCTAATCAAAGCCTGTTCTCAGCCAAGTTTAGCGTTAATAGGCTGAGTGCACTGATACGATGATTCTaaactttaaacattttctgttttgtgtatTAGAATTTATTGTGAGAGAAATTTAATAAAGAGTTTAACATGCACTGGGggctttggatttttttttcaacacatcAGAACCTTTTCTGATTTTGCATCATATTGTAAATGCGTACTACCAGTTtaagtaataaaacacaaaggaGTGATGCTAAATGAAAataagtgtattattatttaagtgtgtattaagtgtattattatagaaaatatGTCCACATCTTATACCAGTCCtacagtttattatttgttaacCAGTGACACATTATATTCCTCCATTTCTGAGTCACACTATAGCATCTGTTGATCCCTCACTGGCTTATTTTGTCTCTTTCGTGAAAAGGAAGAAGCGTAAACTTACAGTTGTACCGTTGCTGAAGTGCTGATaagatatatgatatgataaagagaatccttctgtaaatgttttgagcaaggcccttatccctctgtgctccagtggCACTGCTTCATGACTGACCCTTTGTTCTGTCCACATCTTCTCAGCATCGCTGGGatatattaatctttttttagcTGTTGTTTAAcattgttgttaaaaaaaaaaaaatatatatatatatatatatatatatatatatatatatatatatatatatatatatatagagagagagagagagagagagagagagagagagagagagggattgtATTGTATGAGGGTGTCAGGGAAGTATGTGAGGATGGTGCAACATGTATGTTGGCAGTGTGACaccagtgaagtgtgcagtaggaattggaatgacagactggttcaaagtggTGGTTGGACTGCATCTAagatcggctctaagcccttttctgtttgcagtggtgatggacaggttgacagacgaggtcagacaggagtctccgtgaactatgatgtttgaggatgatattgtgatttgtggtgagagtagggagcacgttgagaagagcctggagagaaggggaatgaaagtcagtagaagtaagacagagttcagtgtgtgaatgagagggagggcagtggagtggtgcggttgcagggagaagaggtggtgaaggtgaaggaatttaggtacctggggtcaacagtgcaaagtagagagtgtgttagagaaaggaagaaaagagtgcaggcagggtggagtgggtggagaagagtggcaggagtgatttgtgatagaagagtatctg
It contains:
- the ltc4s gene encoding leukotriene C4 synthase, with product MLDQVVWVAAVTVLGVLEQAYFSLQVIKARRKYSISPPATSGHPDFERVFRAQANCSEYFPLFVITLWLAGLFFSQALSAFLGVLYICGRYQYFHGYAASAQGRLAPLYFAAKVQWGIIALSVLGVLCNLSHLYLGVDLFGSLFEVLGLNHLE